The window AGCAAACTCGAGCGCGCGCGAAGGCTGTGAACTTTGGCATCGTCTACGGGATTAGCCCGTTTGGTTTGGCGGCGCAGCTCAACATTGATCAGAAGACTGCGAAGACTTATATCGAGACTTACTTCGATCGGTACAAGGGAGTTCAGCGCTTCATCGAGGAGACGCTTGAGACTGTGCGCCGCGATCAGTCTGTGAAGACGCACTTCGGTCGCATCCGGCCGATTCCTGACATTCAGTCTCGCAATCCCAACATGCGTGGGTTTGCGGAGCGCACCGCGGTCAATACACCGCTGCAAGGTACGGCGGCTGACTTAATCAAGCTCGCTATGCTCAAGATCGATCTGCAAATTCGAGAAAAAAAGCTGAAGTCGCGAATGACGTTGCAGGTACATGACGAACTGCTATTCGATGTTGTGCCTGAAGAGGTGGAAGAGCTCGAGCAACTCGTCAAACACGAGATGGAACATGTTGCAGAGTTTTCTATACCTATCGTTGCAGAGGTGGGTTCTGGGCAAAACTGGCGGGATATCAAGTAATGGGATTGCGCGAAGTCAAAATTTCAGTTCAAGATAGTGCTCGCGGGTAGGAAAATTCAGGGCGAGTTTTCCTACCTTGTTGGCAGTAGCATGAGTACAAGCTATGACTGACGCAAGTGTTCTCTCTCCCCAGATTTTGCTGCACATCGCCCAAACTCTCAACCTTCCGATGCATGGTCTGGTAGCGGTGATAACGCTGCTGGATGAGGGGGGCACTGTGCCCTTTATTGCGCGGTATCGCAAGGAGGCTACGGGCAATCTTGATGAGGTCCAGATTCGCGATATTGAGGAGAAGGTCGCTTACTTTCGTGATCTGGCTGCGCGACGGGCTACGATTCTGGCCTCGATTGCAGAGCAGGGCAAGCTGAGCGATGAGTTGAAGGCGCGGATCGAGGCGACTCTTGATAAGAGTGAGCTGGAGGATCTGTATCTGCCGTATCGTCCGAAGCGAAGGACGAAGGCAACGATTGCGCGGGAGAAGGGGTTGGAGCCGCTTGCGCTTTATCTGTGGGAGCAGAAGGTTGCGGATGAGCCGCTGAGCGTGATGGCTCCGCGGTTTGTGGATGCGGAGAAGGGTGTTGCCTCGGTTGAGGAGGCGCTTGAAGGAGCGAGGCATATCGTTGCGGAGATGATTAGCGAGAGTGCCGATCTGCGGAAGGCTGCGCGTGCGCTGATGTTCGAGGAGGGTGTTGTGGTAAGCCGCAAGACGATGGATGCGGTGGATGAGCAGGAGAAGTTCAAGATGTACTACGAGTATCGCGAACCGGTGAAGACGATTCCGTCGCACCGGATGTTGGCGATTCGTCGGGGTGAGAGCGAGAACGTACTTTACTTTTTGATTGAGTTGGAGCCGCTGCGTGCGACTGGCGTGTTGCGGCGTGGGGTTTTGCGGGAGCAGGGGGACTGGACGCCGCAGTTGGAGTTGGCGATTGAGGATTGCTGGTCGCGGTTGCTGAACTCGTCGATACAGGGGGAGCTGCGGCTGGAGTTGAAGAAGCGGTCGGATCTGGATGCGATCCAGGTGTTCCGGGATAACCTGCATCATCTGTTGCTGGCGCCGCCGGCGGGGCCGATTTCGGTGTTGGGGATCGATCCGGGGCAGAGGACCGGGTGCAAGGTTGCGGTGGTGGATGAGACGGGGAAGTTCCTCGCGAATGATGTGCTGTATCTGCATACGTCGAAGGGCGCGGCGGAGGCGGCGGGGAAGACGCTTGAGGCGCTGGTGGTGAAGCACCAGGTGCGGGCGATTGCGATTGGAAATGGGACGGCTTCGCGGGAGACGGATGCGTTTGTGCGGGAGTTCCTGCGGGAGCGCGGGCTGGAAAATATCTTCTCGGTGACGGTGAGTGAGTCGGGAGCGAGTATTTATTCGGCTTCGGATGTGGCGAGGCAGGAGTTTCCGGATCTGGATCTGACTGTGCGGGGAGCGATCTCGATTGCGCGGAGGTTGCAGGATCCGTTGTCGGAGCTGGTGAAGGTGGATCCGAAGTCGATTGGTGTTGGGCAGTATCAGCATGATGTGGATCAGAGGCAGTTGCAGCAGTCGCTGGAGACGGTGATTGAGAGCTGCGTGAATCGTGTTGGGGTTGACCTGAATACTTCGTCGTGGACGCTGCTGCGTTATGTTTCTGGTGTGACGGAGCGGACGGCGCTGAATATTGTGAGCTATCGGAATGAGCATGGGCGGTTTCGGTCGCGGACTCAGTTGATGAAGGTTCCGGGGATCGGGGCGAAGACGTTTGAGCAGGCTGCGGGATTTCTAAGGATTCGGGATGGAGAGAATCCGCTGGATATGACGGCGGTGCATCCGGAGTCGTATGCGGTGGTGGAGCAGATTGCTGCGTCGTTGAAGGCTCCGGTTGAGGAGTTGATCAAGAGTCCGGGGTTGCTGGAGAAGGTGGATAAGAGCGCGGTTTCGGCGGGGAGTTTTACGCTGAACGATATTTTGGAGGAGCTGAAGAAGCCGGGGCGGGATCCGAGGGATAAGTTTGTTGCGCCGAGTTTTAATGAGAGTGTGCGGGAGCTGGCGGATGTGATGCCGGATATGGTGCTCGAGGGCGTGGTGACGAATGTGACGAAGTTTGGCGCGTTCGTCGACATTGGGGTGCACCAAGATGGGTTGGTGCATATCAGCGAGCTGTCGGTGAAGTTCATCAAGGATCCGTCTGAGGCGGTGAAGGCGGGGCAGATTGTGAAGGTGAAGGTGCTCTCTGCGGATGCGAAGACGAAGCGGATTGCGCTTTCGATCAAGGCACTGCATGAGGCGGGGCCGCGTGGGGCTCGGCAGGGAGGTGCGGATTTGCCTGCTGCGGCGAAGGTTTCCCCACGGCCTGCTTCGATACAGGTAAAGGCGTCGATACCTGTTGCGGTGAAGGCTCCCGTCTCCCTGGATGACAAGCTGGCGATGCTGTCTTCCAAGTGGAAGGGACGATAGTCAGGGGGCACCCCCCCGGGGTGGTATTGGTTAACTTTCTTATTTGCAATGATTTATAGATTTGGCTCCTTGCAAAAATAAGTTAATAAAGGGGTTACAGGCAAATATGTCATTCCAAACGGGTTGCTCCGATTTTCTGATTTAAATAGGGAAGCCCCGCTCTTTTGCGGGGCTTCTTTTTTGACTCTGTTTCTAGTTTAGCGGATTGAGTGGAACTTATACGCCACGTGAATCTCCTTTGTTGGCGCGGGTTTTGGAGGTTTTGGGGCTTGACAATGCGTTTTGCGGGGAATTTAAGAGGAATTTGAGGAGCGGGATTCTATTGAAAGTCGAAGTTAACAGCAGATTCCTCCGCCTTGCTGCGGAATGACAACAAAAGAACAGGCAACGACAATGGCAACCGCAATGGCAACTGCAACTGCAGCGGTGCGCTAGGGCTGTATTGCGATTTGGATGGTGCGCGCGCGCCAGATGTCGAGGAGGGCGGTGGCGATGGTGAAGAGAACGGGGCCGAGGATGATGCCGATGGGGCCGAAGACGGCGATGCCTCCCAGGATGGAGAGCAGGATGGTTGCGGTGTGGGCGCGCAGGTGTCCGCCGATGAGGATCGGATAGAGGATGTTGTCGATGGTGCTGACGATGAGGCCACCCCAGATGGCGAGGAGCGCGGCCTTACCCCAGTGGCCGTTGAGGCCGAGGTAGATGGCGATGGGTCCCCAGACGAGGAAGGCACCGAAGGCTGGGATCATGGCGAAGGCCATCAGCGTGAAGGCCCAGAGAATGACACCGGGAACTCCGAGGGCCCAGAAGGCAAGGCCGGCGAGGAGGCCCTGAACAGCGGCGATGGTGAGTCGGCCGAGGGCGGTTGCGAGGATGGTGTCGCCGACACGTTCAAGGAGCTCGTGGGTTTCGTGTTCGCGCATGGGAAGAAGAGTGTGCAGCGAGGTGATGGCGAGGGCGCGGTCGCGAAAGAGGAAGAAGAGCAGAAAGAGCATGACGACGAGCTGGGTGATGAGGCGGATGGAGTCGCCGAGGAGAGAGCTGAGTTTTCCAGCGAGGAAGCCGCCGGTGGTGCGGGCTGCGTTGTTGACGTCGATGGAGTCCGTGAAGGCTTCGAGGCGCGAGGCTAGAGCAGGGCGGTTGGCGATGAAGTCGGTGATGGGGTTTTGGCTGGCGTTACTGCGGAGGGCGGTGATTGCTTTGAGGGTTTGCCCGCCAAGATCATGCGCGAGGAGGAAGATGGGGACGATGACGGCGAGGATGACGAGGACCAGCGCGACCGCTGCGCAGGTGGAGCGGTGTTTGATCTTCGTGGCGAGCCAGTCGTAGGGCCGCTGGGTGACTACGGCCAGGACGATGGCTCCTACGATGGCGGTGAAGAAGGGTTGCAGGACGAGAGCACAGAGGACCAATACGCCGAGGGTGAGGAGGAAGAGAGTGATCTGCCTCCAGGGTATTTCTTCTCGGCTTGTGGTCATGCGGTTGGCTCCATGGTGCGATTTTGTTTTATTGGGTGGAGCAAGAAGTTGCCGTGAGTATCTTTTCCGCTTATCGAACGTTACGTGGTGTATCGGTCGGCGGAGTTTTCATTCTAAGTGGTTGCGGCGGCGTTCCTCCAGGTAAAAGCATATTTGGTGTTTTATGGGCGTTGCGTTGTGATTTGGGATTGGGCGGCGGCGGGTTGGGCTTTTGGCATCGTGCGAGCTTCGAGGAGAGCGGTCGAGCTTTGCTCGATAACCCACCCTTTGCGGTGAGACTGCAAAGGATGGGCCACCCGGCTGTAGTGGATTGGCACCCGAT is drawn from Edaphobacter lichenicola and contains these coding sequences:
- a CDS encoding Tex family protein, which produces MTDASVLSPQILLHIAQTLNLPMHGLVAVITLLDEGGTVPFIARYRKEATGNLDEVQIRDIEEKVAYFRDLAARRATILASIAEQGKLSDELKARIEATLDKSELEDLYLPYRPKRRTKATIAREKGLEPLALYLWEQKVADEPLSVMAPRFVDAEKGVASVEEALEGARHIVAEMISESADLRKAARALMFEEGVVVSRKTMDAVDEQEKFKMYYEYREPVKTIPSHRMLAIRRGESENVLYFLIELEPLRATGVLRRGVLREQGDWTPQLELAIEDCWSRLLNSSIQGELRLELKKRSDLDAIQVFRDNLHHLLLAPPAGPISVLGIDPGQRTGCKVAVVDETGKFLANDVLYLHTSKGAAEAAGKTLEALVVKHQVRAIAIGNGTASRETDAFVREFLRERGLENIFSVTVSESGASIYSASDVARQEFPDLDLTVRGAISIARRLQDPLSELVKVDPKSIGVGQYQHDVDQRQLQQSLETVIESCVNRVGVDLNTSSWTLLRYVSGVTERTALNIVSYRNEHGRFRSRTQLMKVPGIGAKTFEQAAGFLRIRDGENPLDMTAVHPESYAVVEQIAASLKAPVEELIKSPGLLEKVDKSAVSAGSFTLNDILEELKKPGRDPRDKFVAPSFNESVRELADVMPDMVLEGVVTNVTKFGAFVDIGVHQDGLVHISELSVKFIKDPSEAVKAGQIVKVKVLSADAKTKRIALSIKALHEAGPRGARQGGADLPAAAKVSPRPASIQVKASIPVAVKAPVSLDDKLAMLSSKWKGR
- a CDS encoding AI-2E family transporter — encoded protein: MTTSREEIPWRQITLFLLTLGVLVLCALVLQPFFTAIVGAIVLAVVTQRPYDWLATKIKHRSTCAAVALVLVILAVIVPIFLLAHDLGGQTLKAITALRSNASQNPITDFIANRPALASRLEAFTDSIDVNNAARTTGGFLAGKLSSLLGDSIRLITQLVVMLFLLFFLFRDRALAITSLHTLLPMREHETHELLERVGDTILATALGRLTIAAVQGLLAGLAFWALGVPGVILWAFTLMAFAMIPAFGAFLVWGPIAIYLGLNGHWGKAALLAIWGGLIVSTIDNILYPILIGGHLRAHTATILLSILGGIAVFGPIGIILGPVLFTIATALLDIWRARTIQIAIQP